One Vespula pensylvanica isolate Volc-1 chromosome 3, ASM1446617v1, whole genome shotgun sequence DNA window includes the following coding sequences:
- the LOC122627629 gene encoding uncharacterized protein LOC122627629 isoform X4: MSLEMAHSSVEADSVNHLETITSENLGVDFEESQLPIYTSTINTTHSAHITQTDHEDNVSTTDFKHDNTLTTYSDACRTKDLNKIALMDYLVNDSSATSSSMNSQHEYSSGSSIENVKKVILHNDEIAEYENEVLGDPFYESDCGSEGNETSEVAPKENDECKEKVLGKLEDEEMHDNCSQAESTRAENMQHKLTDFTSSSVCNNSNTSNHYFIDASSLNDEMEILNINVKEDVQTGRNTGSYMSVSADFAQTLSSTTADQFYKFTCPFKVTNLQNECSKIAEFEPERKVTKYFQPFADIARITKVNSTLISKDDVNKGTNKESLAVEIKEADSGESTHASPCPDNSTNLNNCQDKINVNSDENLLLDITNDELENPKKSTTNFTGDTQQPLLIRRNTFELDSSDKLSVLRQEYERRQGNLVFQSAIPQYSGHRVDSDMISSVAPDSTAVSINDVLNNYTSDIQVATTNMQYHTRYLSLDSYEHKIDKKILENNYLLQNSITNSDILYPAIDITNDKVASHSYADDDNAYKCSNSLPVTVDCNLENVKSIDVIRKTKRNETAPIISGGVSTSDFTKPIDSPIVQRKTESTPIVSGGSVIMDDTKDRPSRMSSSMTAWIVDMSDCTKDESGSSAKDNSVTNMSQSFSTSECVKNFVRSNNHEKYSSLGFFVNLNNVESREEVPVKENVENKKESYKTDKAYCEFYIDISNKNDFPKNKKIVKEDTNHKNVEEGDKKNIFSMFIDLSDPQKTTENAQKTTHKRNLSSFTDKRMETKIDEVVTSENSNTLQEDQNLNSTKSIKEKPKRGVFMFIESDSPIVRRRTLSSSRSVLKRHSWNIDKTQSNNGNGQAAKELIIKKEHKRAHSLSVDQRDLKKMQTKQSSSSHSLSDAAGGESTNHKNSNFLQELESNSNNNMDTSTEECLAYDIKDTPPNSHIEIIDKELRASIKHQQYKELGNDREQQLEDDPKIYEDEYSDMSGWGKTCTESTNGQTRKSETFDISSGSGPSPNSDHRDYELSDLLSRDVETTANKHPIIPSTGNKILETHKSLNETIKKIECELKGPEYEKLDITYNNHTSISNTDENLVSHDVKELKLNKKKSSSKFVRLSDLTETSGHSHTSEYLIGKENRATYRMSSSIPETSWIESKLVMSRTNDSVRTLSRVFSSVMSTSLPSKQKSPLEDLTGDGEAEGIISESDISSMQSSMGRSGAEGSTEETETSSLAGGKPYNRLGEDLLRMFLEEINPDVTIDVAGRRIRAHKCILSSRCQYFAAILSGGWIESAGNVISLQGYSYNAVHFALRHIYSGESNIPDSISIVELATLADMLCLEGLKEVIGYTLKVKYCHLFHKPCQVCAVGVLECMPLAAAYGLDEIYRKSLRWITRHFVRIWPCKAFATLPRELMEKCYLQHIVHMSTDNVLQTMMDCDKLLATLPNVRWAEPVYRMVSNLLETSLKFLADNFAAILNNENFQSLGRDLTWNISRLEDNFLSAAERLPPEQACKSYSKLHKMLSSTQTDNFQTKMKWGPLFIEFLKKIQVRVEKCLVREAARAARSTTWLKMDLELRRRIQELACLVILPHETSRCQSRHSNFIKESKTSSACSASRNLDLKRVKMAISEHNDKTMKQMSTTQTRKVLNKPKSDPVERKMQEDNKPSTSDAPSRPKSWPNKIEVKSRYLEPRTKFVPKENVSVSQDKVIIQRRKITISSSDSSRTSSPATKRVTEKKPIARVKLPVKKDVKALSSDSLTESNMTRPNKKKNVISKSCGITRPESPSFKQKSTEIGLSVDSLAESKNKASIVKKNVNKMDTSISTDSLMTEITANPKSNTLQKLSPTLGKSINKTQIYDKTKKNILPIQQKNPMTVTRRPPRSLENSTAASRSRAAAISAYHGSPNLRRNLLDAAKTPDISSKSVNNVACRISNARQALQSTTMVNSNVKREKKDNSANQQGSDNSSRKSSPKSGTNRLNKPALTNKKSSSKVNDEKIKTKCHTEETPKQLTVGSRSGTFLKDEPTILKKTDIKSSQIST, translated from the exons ATGTCATTAGAAATGGCTCATTCTAGTGTAGAAGCTGACTCAGTCAATCATCTTGAAACTATAACTTCAGAAAATTTGGGTGTAGATTTTGAGGAATCACAATTACCAATATATACTTCAACTATTAATACAACGCATTCAGCTCATATTACACAAACAGATCATGAAGACAATGTATCTACTACTGATTTCAAGCATGATAATACTTTGACCACTTATAGTGATGCGTGTCGTacaaaagatttaaataaaatagcaTTAATGGATTATCTTGTAAATGATAGTAGTGCTACAAGCTCTTCTATGAATAGCCAACATGAATATTCATCAGGTTCATcaatagaaaatgttaaaaaagtaatattacataatGATGAGATTGCAGAGTATGAAAATGAAGTTCTTGGTGATCCATTTTATGAATCAGATTGTGGAAGCGAAGGAAATGAAACATCAGAAGTTGCtccaaaagaaaatgatgaatgTAAAGAGAAAGTATTAGGGAAGttagaagatgaagaaatgCATGATAATTGTTCCCAAGCAGAAAGTACACGTGCAGAGAACATGCAACACAAATTGACTGATTTCACGAGTTCATCAGTATGCAATAATTCTAATACAAGCAATCATTACTTTATAGATGCATCTTCTCTGAATGATGAAAtggaaattttaaatataaatgttaaagaaGATGTACAAACTGGTAGGAACACAGGATCTTATATGTCTGTTTCTGCTGATTTTGCACAGACTTTATCAAGTACTACTGCAGATCAATTCTATAAGTTTACATGTCCATTTAAAGTAACAAATTTACAGAATGAATGTAGTAAAATTGCGGAATTTGAACCGGAAAGGAAAGTAACAAAATACTTTCAACCATTTGCTGACATAGCTAGGATAACGAAAGTTAATTCTACATTAATCAGTAAAGATGATGTGAATAAAGGTACAAACAAAGAGTCATTAGCCGTAGAAATTAAAGAAGCAGATAGCGGTGAAAGTACACATGCTTCACCTTGTCCTGATAATAGCACAAATCTCAATAATTgtcaagataaaataaatgtaaacagTGATGAGAACTTACTCTTGGATATTACAAATGATGAGTTAGAGAATCCTAAAAAAAGTACTACAAATTTTACTGGAGATACACAGCAACcattattaataagaagaaatacatTTGAACTTGATTCAAGTGATAAGCTTTCTGTTTTAAGGCAAGAATATGAACGTAGACAAGGCAATCTTGTTTTTCAAAGTGCCATACCACAATATTCAGGACATCGTGTAGATAGTGATATGATTTCTAGTGTGGCACCAGATTCAACAGCTGTATCTATCAAtgatgtattaaataattatacttctGATATTCAAGTAGCAACTACAAATATGCAGTATCATACAAGATATTTATCTTTAGACAGTTATGaacataaaattgataaaaagatattagaaaataattatcttctgCAAAATAGTATTACTAATTCTGATATATTATATCCTGCAATAGATATAACGAATGATAAAGTTGCATCACACAGTTATGCAGATGATGATAATGCGTATAAGTGTAGCAATAGCTTACCAGTTACTGTAGATTgtaatttagaaaatgttaaatctATAGATGTCATCagaaaaactaaaagaaatgaaactgCTCCTATTATTTCTGGTGGTGTTAGCACATCAGATTTTACGAAACCCATCGATAGTCCTATCGTACAACGTAAAACAGAATCCACACCTATTGTATCAGGTGGTTCTGTGATTATGGATGATACTAAAGATAGACCATCAAGAATGTCTTCTTCCATGACTGCATGGATTGTAGATATGAGTGATTGTACAAAGGATGAATCAGGATCAAGCGCAAAAGATAACTCTGTAACAAATATGTCACAAAGCTTTTCTACTTCTGAATgtgttaaaaattttgtaagatCTAACAACCATGAAAAGTATAGCAGTTTAGGTTTTTTTGtcaatttaaataatgtagAATCAAGGGAAGAGGTACCAGTCAAAGAAAAtgtggaaaacaaaaaagagtcATATAAAACTGATAAAGCATATTGTGAATTCTATAttgatatatctaataaaaatgattttccgaagaataaaaagattgtaAAAGAGGATACGAATCATAAAAACGTTGAAGAAGGTGATAAGAAGAACATATTCTCTATGTTTATTGATTTAAGTGATCCACAAAAAACAACTGAAAATGCTCAGAAAACAACGCATAAACGAAATTTATCATCATTTACTGATAAACGCATGGAAACGAAAATTGACGAAGTTGTGACAAGTGAAAACTCTAATACTCTTCAAGAGgatcaaaatttaaattcaacaaaatctataaaagaaaaaccaaaacgAGGtgtttttatgtttattgaATCTGATTCTCCTATAGTAAGAAGACGAACGTTGTCCTCTTCACGATCAGTTTTAAAACGTCATTCGTGGAATATCGATAAAACACAAAGTAATAATGGCAATGGACAAGCTGCTaaggaattaataataaaaaaagaacacaaacGCGCGCATAGCTTGTCAGTAGATCAAAGGGATTTGAAGAAGATGCAAACAAAGCAAAGTTCTTCTAGTCATTCTCTTAGTGATGCTGCAGGAGGTGAATCCACAAACCATaagaattcaaattttttacaagaatTGGAAagtaattctaataataatatggatACATCCACAGAAGAATGTTTGGCATATGATATAAAGGATACGCCACCAAACTCTCACATAGAAATCATTGATAAGGAACTACGTGCGAGTATCAAACATCAACAATACAAGGAATTAGGTAATGATAGAGAGCAGCAGTTGGAAGATGATCCAAAAATATATGAGGACGAGTATTCAGACATGTCTGGATGGGGGAAGACTTGCACAGAAAGTACTAATGGACAAACACGTAAAAGTGAAACATTTGACATTAGCAGTGGCAGTGGGCCATCTCCAAATAGCGATCATCGTGATTATGAATTATCAGATTTATTAAGCAGGGATGTGGAAACTACAGCTAATAAACATCCAATTATTCCTTCGACTggcaataaaatattagaaactcataaatctttaaatgaaacaattaagaaaatagaatgtGAGTTAAAAGGCCCAGAGTatgaaaaattagatataactTATAACAATCATACATCTATATCAAATACAGATGAAAATCTTGTCAGCCATGATGTAAAGGAgctaaaattgaataaaaaaaaatcaagttcTAAATTTGTGAGACTTTCGGACCTAACTGAAACATCAGGACATTCTCATACATCAGAATATTTAATTGGTAAGGAAAATAGAGCTACATACCGTATGAGTAGTAGTATTCCAGAAACATCTTGGATCGAAAGTAAATTAGTTATGTCAAGAACAAATGATTCAGTAAGAACTCTCTCACGTGTATTTTCTTCTGTCATGAGTACTTCACTACCGTCGAAACAAAAGTCACCGCTTGAAGATTTAACTGGAGATGGTGAGGCAGAAGGTATCATTTCTGAGAGTGACATAAGTAGCATGCAAAGCAGCATGGGACGTTCTGGAGCTG aaggAAGTacagaagaaacagaaacatCAAGTTTGGCTGGAGGGAAACCATATAATCGATTGGGTGAAGATTTATTAAGAATGTTTTTGGAAGAGATTAATCCAGATGTTACAATTGATGTAGCTGGAAGACGAATTAGGGCACATAAGTGTATATTAAGTTCTCGTTGTCAATATTTTGCGGCGATTCTTAGTGGTGGATGGATTGAAAGTGCAGGAAATGTGATATCTTTGCAAGG ATATTCTTATAATGCAGTTCATTTTGCACTACGTCATATATATAGCGGAGAAAGCAATATACCAGATTCTATAAGCATTGTCGAATTAGCTACATTAGCTGATATGCTGTGTCTAGAGGGTCTTAAAGAAGTTATAGGTTATACTCTGAAAGTCAAATATTGTCATCTTTTTCATAAA CCTTGCCAAGTATGTGCTGTTGGAGTTTTGGAGTGTATGCCATTAGCTGCAGCTTATGGGCTGGatgaaatatatcgtaaatctCTAAGATGGATAACAAGACATTTTGTAAGAATATGGCCGTGCAAAGCATTTGCAACCCTTCCAAGAGAATTGATGGAAAAGTGTTATTTACAGCATATAGTACATATG TCTACAGATAATGTACTTCAAACTATGATGGATTGTGATAAACTGTTAGCAACTTTACCGAATGTACGCTGGGCAGAACCAGTATACAGAATGGTTTCAAACTTGTTAGAAACATCACTAAAATTTTTAGCAGACAATTTTGCAgctatattaaataatgaaaattttcaatcacTTGGTCGTGATTTAACATGGAATATAAGTCGTTTGGAGGATAACTTTTTATCAGCTGCAGAACGTTTGCCACCTGAACAAGCATGTAAAAGTTAttcaaaattacataaaatgttGTCATCCACGCAAACAGATAACtttcaaacaaaaatgaaatggGGTCCGTTATTTATTgagtttttaaagaaaattcaagtTCGTGTTGAAAAATGTTTGGTTCGTGAGGCAGCAAGGGCTGCAAGATCGACAACATGGTTAAAAATGGATTTGGAACTTCGCCGTAGAATACAAGAATTAGCATGTCTGGTTATTCTACCACACGAAACATCGAGATGTCAATCAAGGCATTCGAACTTTATAAAG gaaTCGAAAACATCGTCTGCTTGCTCAGCAAGTCGCAATTTAGATCTAAAACGTGTGAAAATGGCTATATCGGAACATAACGATAAAACAATGAAGCAAATGTCAACGACGCAAACGcgaaaagttttaaataaacCTAAAAGCGATCCCGTTGAACGAAAAATGCAAGAGGATAATAAACCAAGCACCAGTGATGCACCAAGTCGACCTAAGTCATGGCCCAATAAAATAGAG gTAAAATCTAGATATTTAGAACCAAGAACCAAATTTGTACCTAAAGAAAATGTGTCAGTAAGTCAAGATAAAGTGATAATACAACGAcgaaaaattacaatttcatCGTCAGACTCATCGCGTACATCTAGTCCTGCGACAAAACGAGTGACAGAGAAGAAGCCTATAGCAAGAGTAAAGCTGCCTGTAAAAAAAGACGTGAAAGCTCTTTCGTCTGATAGTTTGACAGAATCGAACATGACCAGAccaaacaagaagaaaaatgtgatCAGTAAAAGTTGTGGTATTACTCGTCCCGAATCACCATCCTTTAAACAGAAAAGCACAGAAATTGGATTGTCTGTAGATTCATTAGCAGAATCTAAGAACAAGGCATcgattgtaaagaaaaatgttaacaaAATGGATACGTCAATATCTACGGATAGTCTTATGACAGAAATAACTGCAAATCCTAAATCTAATACGTTGCAGAAATTATCACCAACATTAGGAAAAAGTATAAACAAAACacaaatttatgataaaacgaagaaaaatatattgccAATTCAACAGAAGAATCCAATGACAGTAACACGTAGGCCACCAAGATCATTAGAGAATTCAACCGCGGCCAGTAGAAGTAGAGCAGCAGCTATAAGTGCTTATCACGGTTCACCTAATCTACGTAGGAATCTTTTAGATGCTGCAAAGACACCGGATATTTCAAGTAAATCAGTAAATAATGTTGCTTGTAGGATATCAAATGCACGACAAGCTTTACAATCGACCACTATGGTTAATTCTaacgtgaaaagagaaaagaaagataatagcGCTAATCAACAAGGATCGGATAACTCTAGCAGAAAATCTTCCCCTAAATCTGGCACTAACAGACTAAATAAGCCGGCCCttactaataaaaaatcatcttCCAAGGTCAACGATGAAAAGATCAAAACAAAGTGCCATACCGAAGAGACTCCCAAACAACTTACAGTGGGTTCTAGATCAGGCACGTTTCTTAAAGATGAACCTACAATACTTAAAAAAACGGACATTAAGTCATCTCAGATAAGTACTTAA